The following coding sequences lie in one Sorghum bicolor cultivar BTx623 chromosome 6, Sorghum_bicolor_NCBIv3, whole genome shotgun sequence genomic window:
- the LOC8068471 gene encoding uncharacterized protein LOC8068471 produces MAPASSSPAGVARLVLLLLLAGASVAHGSFQARRALSDGQGRGIMALWRRSLADAAAAAAPPANNSLVLAAARTHRSDPFANLTAYSGGWNISDEHYWASVAYTAVPLFLIAVLWFVGFGVVLLVISCCCCFCRSKSNAYSPGCYFSSLVLLIMLTMATIAGCLILHGGSDLFHGSTIRTVNYVFGQGNLTVDHLTNFAGSLAAAKNITIDQIFLPADVQQKIDIVEQKLNSSANIFSTRMQENSRKIKKVLNHMEHELMAVAAVMAALSVLGFLFSILGLRFLISILVIAAWILLTITIVSSGLFLLLHNVVSDTCVAMGDWVAHPQAHTALDDILPCMDVATANESLYRSQEVTAQLVALVNNVVVNISNRNFPLGLRPLYFNQSGPLMPVLCNPFNRDMSPRRCAPGEVDFDSAAREWKRFECQTTGPPGSEVCATPGRVTPAAYRQMTAATSVSKGLYEFSPFLVQLQDCSFVRETFSSITNNNCPGLEQYSRDVYIGLVVISAGVMLSVVFWMVHTRHRRRRALCK; encoded by the exons ATGGCGCcggcctcctcctcgcccgccgGCGTCGCGCGTCtcgtcctgctcctgctcctcgcCGGCGCCTCCGTCGCGCACGGCTCGTTCCAGGCTAGGCGTGCTCTGTCAG ATGGCCAAGGGAGGGGAATAATGGCGCTATGGAGGAGGTCGCTCGCcgacgctgccgctgccgctgcgccTCCAGCGAACAATTCCCTCGTCCTGGCTGCGGCGAGGACTCACCGGAGCGACCCCTTCGCCAACCTTACCGCGTACAGCGGCGGCTGGAACATTAGCGACGAGCACTACTGGGCT TCCGTGGCGTACACCGCGGTGCCCCTCTTCCTCATCGCCGTGCTGTGGTTCGTCGGCTTCGGCGTCGTGCTGCTcgtcatctcctgctgctgctgcttctgccGGAGCAAGAGCAACGCCTACTCGCCGGGGTGCTACTTCAGCTCCCTGGTGCTTCTCATCATGCTCACCATGGCCACAAT CGCCGGGTGTCTGATCTTGCACGGTGGCAGCGATCTGTTCCACGGGAGCACCATCAGGACCGTCAACTACGTCTTCGGGCAGGGAAACCTGACGGTGGACCACCTGACGAACTTCGCCGGCAGCTTGGCGGCGGCGAAGAACATCACGATCGACCAGATCTTCCTCCCAGCTGATGTCCAGCAGAAGATCGACATCGTCGAGCAGAAGCTCAACTCTTCCGCGAACATCTTCTCCACTCGGATGCAGGAGAACTCCAGGAAGATCAAGAAAGTGCTAAACCATAT GGAGCACGAATTGATGGCTGTTGCAGCTGTTATGGCTGCCCTTTCAGTACTCGGATTCC tGTTCTCCATACTGGGGTTGCGGTTTCTCATCTCCAT ACTGGTGATCGCTGCATGGATCCTTCTCACCATTACCATCGTCAGTTCTGGTCTTTTCCTCCTCTTGCACAA CGTGGTGTCGGACACTTGCGTGGCCATGGGCGATTGGGTGGCTCACCCGCAGGCGCACACGGCGCTGGACGACATCCTCCCCTGCATGGACGTGGCGACGGCGAACGAGTCGCTGTACCGGAGCCAGGAGGTGACGGCGCAGCTGGTGGCGCTGGTGAACAACGTCGTCGTCAACATCTCGAATCGGAACTTCCCGTTAGGTCTCCGCCCGCTCTACTTCAACCAGTCGGGCCCCCTCATGCCCGTGCTCTGCAACCCGTTCAACCGGGACATGAGCCCGCGCCGGTGCGCGCCCGGCGAGGTCGACTTCGACAGCGCGGCGAGGGAGTGGAAGCGGTTCGAGTGCCAGACCACGGGGCCGCCGGGGTCGGAGGTGTGCGCCACGCCGGGGCGCGTCACGCCGGCGGCGTACCGCCAGATGACGGCGGCGACGAGCGTCAGCAAGGGCCTGTACGAGTTCAGCCCGTTCCTGGTGCAGCTGCAGGACTGCTCCTTCGTGCGGGAGACGTTCTCGTCCATCACCAACAACAACTGCCCCGGCCTCGAGCAGTACAGCCGGGACGTCTACATCGGCCTCGTCGTCATCTCCGCCGGCGTCATGCTGTCCGTCGTCTTCTGGATGGTGCACACacggcaccggcggcggcgcgccttGTGCAAGTAG
- the LOC8068470 gene encoding uncharacterized protein LOC8068470, with translation MKMRTPAVAFAALLMLLLLGTRAHGIRLDRQLHEAINSKKMADSKAGDAKASIAGDDSVKKHCTPDGRCSGKVKKALAHPEAAAEAKQQKNNSTGSDHRSSTPVDGEATSQQGRRHEAAAEATTPAASSSSPAPPGVPRQRQTYPDIMDIAGMDYSPATRKPPIHN, from the exons ATGAAGATGAGGACTCCTGCTGTCGCCTTTGCTGCTCTTCTGATGCTGCTGCTTCTGGGTACAAGAGCACATG GAATCAGGCTGGATAGGCAGTTGCATGAAGCAATCAACAGCAAG AAGATGGCCGATTCCAAGGCCGGCGATGCCAAAGCATCCATTGCTGGCGACGACTCGGTGAAGAAGCACTGCACTCCCGATGGGCGTTGCTCAG GAAAGGTGAAAAAGGCACTGGCGCACCCTGAAGCAGCAGCGGAAGCGAAGCAGCAG AAGAACAACTCGACGGGAAGCGATCACCGCAGCAGCACACCGGTGGACGGCGAGGCCACCTCGCAGCAAGGGCGGCGTCACgaagcggcggcggaggcgacgACGCCCgcggcttcttcttcctccccggcCCCGCCAGGCGTGCCGCGGCAGCGGCAGACGTACCCGGACATCATGGACATCGCCGGCATGGACTACTCGCCCGCCACGCGAAAGCCTCCCATCCACAACTga
- the LOC8068469 gene encoding pentatricopeptide repeat-containing protein At1g80550, mitochondrial: protein MLFLVRRHRRLALPFSTLPAPAPASNPTPTPTPPSSLDASAVLETLSLYANDWRRALDFFHWSASPTGANLPPTAATLARAVDILGKHFEFPLATSLLLSHHDPEDPAFLRPALRALLNRLAAANLVDDALRAFDSTAASIGLRDEASFHLLVDALCDHRRVDEADHLCFGKDPPPFPPGTKTHNLLLRGWAKTRAWARLRQLWFDMDRRGVAKDLHSYSIYMDALAKSGKPWKTFKVFKEMKQKGVRIDTVAYNTAIHAVGLAQGVDSAVRLYRQMVDAGCKPNTATYNGIVKLFCKEGRFKEGYAFVQQMHKTGCKPDVLTYHCFFQFLSRPQEVLGLFEKMLERGCQPRMDTYVMLIKRFGRWGFLRPVFIVWKAMEEQGLSPDAFAYNALIDALLQKGMVDLARKYDEEMLAKGLSPKPRKELGTKLPEAESDSDNALNGVL from the coding sequence ATGCTCTTCCTCGTCCGGCGGCACCGCCGCCTCGCTCTCCCCTTCTCCACtctgcccgcgcccgcgcccgcctccaaccccacccccacccccaccccgcCCTCCTCGCTCGACGCCTCGGCGGTGCTCGAGACGCTGTCCCTCTACGCCAACGACTGGCGCCGGGCGCTCGACTTCTTCCACTGGTCCGCCTCCCCCACCGGCGCCAACTTGCCCCCGACCGCCGCCACGCTCGCCCGCGCCGTCGATATCCTCGGCAAGCACTTCGAGTTCCCGCTCGCCACCTCCCTCCTCCTCTCCCACCACGATCCCGAGGACCCCGCCTTCCTCCGCCCCGCGCTCCGCGCCCTCCTCAaccgcctcgccgccgccaaCCTCGTCGACGACGCCCTCCGCGCGTTCGACTCCACCGCCGCCTCCATCGGCCTCCGTGACGAGGCCTCCTTCCACCTCCTCGTCGACGCGCTCTGCGACCACCGCCGCGTCGACGAGGCCGACCACCTATGCTTCGGCAAGGACCCGCCGCCGTTCCCGCCGGGCACGAAAACCCACAACCTGCTCCTCCGTGGGTGGGCTAAGACCCGCGCCTGGGCGCGTCTCCGCCAGCTGTGGTTCGACATGGACCGCCGCGGCGTTGCCAAGGACCTCCATTCCTACTCGATATACATGGATGCCCTTGCTAAGTCAGGCAAACCGTGGAAGACATTCAAAGTTTTCAAGGAGATGAAGCAGAAAGGCGTTCGAATCGACACCGTTGCTTACAACACTGCGATCCATGCTGTTGGGCTCGCGCAGGGCGTCGACTCTGCTGTAAGGTTGTACAGGCAGATGGTTGATGCTGGTTGCAAGCCGAATACTGCCACTTACAATGGGATTGTCAAGTTATTCTGCAAGGAGGGTAGGTTCAAGGAAGGGTATGCGTTTGTTCAGCAGATGCACAAGACTGGCTGCAAGCCCGACGTGCTCACATACCATTGCTTTTTCCAGTTTTTGAGCCGTCCACAGGAGGTCCTTGGACTGTTTGAGAAAATGCTTGAGAGGGGTTGCCAGCCAAGGATGGATACATATGTCATGCTTATTAAGAGGTTTGGGCGCTGGGGGTTCCTTCGGCCAGTGTTCATTGTGTGGAAGGCAATGGAAGAGCAGGGTCTTAGCCCGGATGCATTTGCTTACAATGCACTTATTGATGCGTTACTGCAAAAGGGTATGGTGGATTTGGCTAGGAAGTATGATGAAGAAATGCTTGCAAAGGGACTCTCACCTAAGCCAAGGAAAGAGCTGGGGACTAAGTTGCCAGAAGCAGAGTCTGATAGTGATAATGCATTAAACGGTGTGCTTTGA
- the LOC8068472 gene encoding uncharacterized protein LOC8068472 → MDWHAWLSGARLEPVLVYEYALVFARNELEPDDVVFFDHEFLHSMGISVAKHRLEILKLAWRERDRRSRARPAALARLLLGRVARYVRSLVRRDEDGSTALVLVPSQQQQHDAFGRSPCGGVSMHKQQRRGGKALRRAKSEPKGPTPRFSVGGRAAAAVHAVGDVEGGDGDEMVRWDRLFQDLKPN, encoded by the coding sequence ATGGACTGGCACGCGTGGCTGTCGGGGGCGCGGCTGGAGCCGGTGCTGGTGTACGAGTACGCGCTGGTGTTCGCGCGCAACGAGCTGGAGCCCGACGACGTGGTCTTCTTCGACCACGAGTTCCTCCACAGCATGGGCATCTCCGTCGCCAAGCACCGCCTCGAGATCCTCAAGCTCGCCTGGCGCGAGCGCGACCGCCGGAGCCGCGCCCGCCCCGCGGCGCTGGCCCGCCTCCTCCTCGGCCGCGTCGCCAGGTACGTGCGCTCGCTCGTGCGACGCGACGAGGACGGCTCCACGGCGCTCGTCCTGGTCCcgagccagcagcagcagcacgacGCCTTCGGCCGCAGCCCGTGCGGCGGCGTCTCCATGCACAAGCAGCAGCGTCGTGGCGGGAAGGCGCTGCGGCGGGCCAAGTCGGAGCCCAAGGGGCCCACGCCCAGGTTCTCCGTCGGCGGGAGGGCCGCCGCGGCAGTGCACGCGGTAGGCGACGTGgagggcggcgacggcgacgagatGGTCAGGTGGGACCGCCTGTTCCAGGACCTCAAGCCCAACTGA